In a genomic window of Pelotomaculum thermopropionicum SI:
- the ComEC gene encoding predicted hydrolase (metallo-beta-lactamase superfamily), with protein MLKVHFLNVGHGDCTIIMHPFGRLTMIDINNGTELDSISANEILDFFTQSKEDLKRRLIAERLGISKSRQLVEAGYDIQLTNPIEFLKQQYPNNSIFRYIQTHPDLDHMRGLVALREVGIQIWNFWDTKHNKIPDFQWESDEEEWEEYKAFRTGKRGAKVLYLYRGARGIYYNQEPEGVDGGDGLEILSPTSELVEAANEAGNTNNLSYVLRLTYKGIRIIFGGDAEKEAWDSIVGHYGEGLKCHVLKASHHGRETGYHQEAVKLMNPQYTIVSVGKKPDTDASNKYRQYSDYVWSTRWKGNITLTIDSNGKATIESEYDR; from the coding sequence ATGCTCAAGGTGCACTTCTTAAACGTTGGTCATGGTGATTGTACGATTATTATGCACCCATTCGGACGTCTAACGATGATTGATATAAATAATGGGACCGAACTGGATTCGATATCTGCAAATGAGATATTAGATTTTTTTACTCAGTCAAAAGAAGATTTAAAACGGCGGCTAATTGCTGAACGTCTTGGGATTAGTAAATCAAGGCAGTTAGTTGAAGCAGGATATGATATCCAACTCACAAATCCCATAGAGTTTTTAAAACAGCAATATCCGAATAATAGTATATTTCGCTATATCCAAACACATCCAGATTTAGATCACATGCGTGGTCTAGTAGCCCTCCGAGAGGTAGGAATTCAAATCTGGAACTTCTGGGATACCAAACATAACAAAATACCGGACTTCCAGTGGGAATCTGATGAAGAAGAATGGGAAGAATACAAAGCCTTTCGTACAGGTAAGCGGGGAGCAAAAGTCCTTTACCTTTACCGTGGTGCTCGTGGTATTTATTATAACCAAGAACCTGAGGGTGTCGATGGAGGCGATGGGTTGGAGATCCTATCCCCAACGTCGGAATTAGTAGAGGCAGCAAACGAGGCCGGTAACACTAATAACCTAAGTTATGTTTTAAGACTTACATACAAGGGAATCAGGATCATTTTCGGTGGGGATGCTGAAAAGGAGGCATGGGATTCCATTGTAGGGCATTACGGTGAAGGACTGAAGTGTCATGTATTAAAAGCAAGTCATCACGGGCGAGAAACTGGCTATCACCAAGAAGCGGTAAAACTAATGAATCCACAATATACTATAGTTTCGGTTGGCAAGAAACCTGATACAGATGCTAGCAACAAGTACCGCCAGTATAGTGATTATGTTTGGTCAACTAGGTGGAAAGGCAACATTACCTTGACTATTGACAGTAACGGCAAAGCAACAATTGAATCCGAATACGATAGGTGA
- a CDS encoding hypothetical membrane protein (containing GloB (COG0491), Zn-dependent hydrolases, including glyoxylases and partial LytE (COG1388), FOG: LysM repeat), with protein sequence MKIKEKEKLVMLVLLIFSISIIPINHLWAEQAYDIYIVKEGDELHEIAERYGIDYKELGEINGLDNLDLIYVGQELKVPILNQEVPSISETSKIYDNGPQIVPLIPWPVQGKTGIIYDEQAIINKLINSNKNDYGIKLYVLDGGTLNLPENSVYQDGSKDVMLSVPVYAVLIDHPDALILFDSGMSDDWVNYPADAFAKANYKRSERGTIPDQIISLGYKLEDVDYVVQSHLHSDHQGYYELFPNAQVLVQREEFNGTARVFFSGKHNQPNEVILRAQKPIKWLEIAGDTDQTILEWLPGINLILTEYNHTFGMISMMVDLYHYGRVLLVSDLIYTESCVFPTYKYAAKYTKFPDGMREDLDWLLPIANKIGAKIWYGHDRDQYSTIKKWWNGYYN encoded by the coding sequence ATGAAAATAAAGGAAAAAGAAAAGTTAGTAATGCTTGTGTTATTGATTTTTTCTATTAGTATTATTCCAATAAACCACTTATGGGCTGAGCAAGCTTATGACATATATATTGTAAAAGAGGGAGATGAACTACATGAAATAGCTGAAAGATATGGAATTGATTATAAAGAGCTTGGAGAAATTAACGGATTAGACAATTTAGATTTAATTTATGTAGGTCAAGAACTAAAAGTACCTATTCTTAACCAGGAAGTGCCATCTATTTCAGAAACTTCTAAAATATATGATAACGGACCACAAATAGTTCCTCTTATTCCATGGCCAGTACAGGGGAAAACTGGAATAATATATGATGAGCAAGCGATTATCAATAAGTTAATAAATAGTAACAAAAATGATTATGGCATTAAGCTCTACGTACTTGATGGTGGTACATTGAATCTTCCCGAAAACTCTGTTTATCAAGACGGATCAAAAGATGTTATGTTGAGTGTGCCGGTATATGCTGTTCTAATAGACCATCCAGATGCTTTAATACTTTTTGATTCTGGGATGTCTGATGATTGGGTAAATTATCCGGCAGATGCATTTGCAAAAGCAAATTATAAGCGTAGCGAACGTGGAACGATTCCAGATCAGATAATAAGCTTGGGGTATAAATTGGAAGATGTTGATTACGTTGTGCAATCACATCTTCATAGTGATCATCAGGGTTATTATGAGTTATTTCCGAATGCTCAGGTATTAGTGCAACGGGAGGAGTTCAATGGAACTGCACGTGTGTTTTTCAGCGGAAAACACAATCAGCCTAATGAAGTTATCTTGCGTGCGCAAAAGCCAATAAAGTGGTTAGAAATAGCTGGTGATACAGATCAAACCATTCTCGAATGGCTACCAGGTATAAATCTGATTTTAACTGAGTACAATCATACATTTGGTATGATCTCAATGATGGTTGATCTGTATCATTACGGAAGAGTTTTATTGGTATCAGATTTAATTTACACTGAAAGCTGTGTATTTCCGACATATAAATATGCAGCGAAATATACTAAATTCCCTGATGGAATGAGAGAAGACCTTGACTGGTTGCTGCCGATAGCAAATAAAATAGGTGCAAAAATATGGTATGGTCATGATAGGGATCAGTATTCTACAATCAAAAAATGGTGGAACGGCTATTACAATTAG
- a CDS encoding predicted ATPase (AAA+ superfamily) codes for MVLPAWWQVVTPHKDIREKSFTEAVFAADLGDVLSATAPEEYRDPRLFFAKTYLTAGLKNLARNVLERLTSGRGDPVIQLQTPFGGGKTHSLITLYHLVKFFSEINHIEQVKELTMGGGFTGVRVAAFVGTSADPVKGKTPWGEIAYQLGFYEVVRDHDVRRVAPGKERIKEIFQKSGPALILIDELLEYIVKANRVEKVERITQGQTLAFLQELSESVAASEKTALVLTLPASILEHYDEEAEKALAQLQKVSGRVESIYVPVEGMEVYEVIRKRLFEDPGDQKVHRLVAEEYLKLYQGLGTEVPGEVRETAFREKVERAYPFHPEFIDVLYERWGSYPTFQRTRGVLRLLAQVVGDLYERKVTAPLIQSALVNLSSLPIRREFVKHIGNEYDSVINSDVTGKAVRIDQEIGSEYEKYGIARGLATAVFLYSFSGAQRRGVTLPWLRVALLREGVPSTIVGDAVNKLEESLWYFHAEKHVYSFKNQPNLNKVITDREETIEESQIREALSENLAKLTKEGSFEVYPWPREASGVPDNRRLKLVVFDPALKEGMPETKAFAKELLEKAGATFRIYRNVVFALAVDQDAYAGLKGKLRRYLALRDIAKDTSLSLAPASREELQAKLKQAEKDIPYQVINAYRHVGWGGNGGVVWRDMGLPPTGEGSLTGRVFRYLKDEKPILSSITPKLILEKGMGQDEEEKSIREIYDIFLKTPGFPCLESEEVLLKAAREGAEKGVFGVRIGDRLFFQEPLLNPEPESLVVRPEKAAEEKKSSSGKPEEGGETTTGGTEGRKEKPGPEPEGSPGGKKEKRPRKVVIKASVPWDKLSYIVTGVIKPLKTSGTEPEITIEIKAETPGGFDRTTLDSKVKETLSQLGAKIMQWDEE; via the coding sequence ATGGTCTTACCAGCCTGGTGGCAGGTTGTTACGCCCCACAAGGACATCCGGGAGAAGTCTTTCACGGAGGCGGTTTTCGCCGCCGATCTGGGTGATGTGTTAAGCGCGACGGCACCAGAGGAGTACCGCGACCCGCGCCTCTTTTTTGCCAAGACATACCTTACGGCGGGTTTGAAAAACCTGGCCCGCAATGTGCTGGAGCGTTTAACCTCCGGCCGGGGCGACCCCGTGATCCAGCTCCAGACCCCCTTTGGCGGTGGCAAGACCCACTCCCTGATCACCCTTTACCACCTGGTAAAATTTTTTTCAGAGATAAATCACATTGAACAGGTGAAGGAACTGACAATGGGGGGAGGATTTACCGGGGTGCGGGTGGCGGCCTTTGTGGGCACTTCTGCCGACCCCGTAAAGGGAAAGACTCCCTGGGGAGAGATTGCCTACCAACTAGGCTTTTACGAAGTGGTCAGGGACCACGACGTGCGCCGGGTGGCGCCGGGCAAAGAGCGAATCAAGGAGATCTTCCAGAAGAGCGGGCCGGCCCTTATCCTCATCGACGAGCTGCTGGAGTACATAGTAAAGGCCAACCGGGTGGAGAAGGTGGAGAGGATCACCCAGGGCCAGACCCTGGCGTTCCTTCAGGAGCTTTCGGAGTCGGTGGCCGCTTCGGAAAAAACGGCTTTAGTTCTGACGCTTCCCGCAAGCATCCTGGAGCATTACGACGAAGAAGCCGAAAAGGCCCTTGCCCAATTGCAGAAAGTTTCCGGAAGAGTAGAGAGCATCTACGTCCCGGTAGAGGGAATGGAAGTCTACGAAGTGATCCGGAAAAGGCTGTTTGAAGACCCGGGCGATCAGAAGGTCCACCGCCTGGTGGCTGAGGAATATCTCAAGCTTTACCAGGGGCTGGGTACCGAAGTTCCAGGTGAAGTAAGGGAAACGGCCTTTCGGGAAAAGGTGGAGAGGGCCTACCCTTTTCATCCCGAGTTCATTGACGTTTTGTACGAGCGCTGGGGGTCGTACCCCACTTTTCAAAGGACACGGGGCGTTTTGAGGCTCCTGGCCCAGGTGGTGGGCGATCTATACGAACGAAAGGTTACTGCCCCCCTCATTCAGTCGGCACTGGTAAACCTGTCGTCTCTTCCGATCAGGCGGGAATTCGTCAAGCACATCGGCAACGAATACGATAGCGTCATTAACTCCGATGTTACCGGCAAAGCGGTGCGGATCGACCAGGAAATAGGCAGCGAATACGAAAAATACGGGATTGCCAGAGGGCTGGCCACGGCCGTTTTCCTTTACTCTTTTAGCGGCGCCCAGCGGCGCGGCGTGACCCTGCCCTGGCTCAGGGTGGCCCTCTTGCGGGAAGGGGTTCCCTCCACTATTGTCGGCGATGCGGTGAATAAACTGGAAGAATCGCTCTGGTATTTCCACGCGGAAAAGCATGTCTACAGCTTTAAGAACCAGCCAAACCTCAATAAAGTCATCACCGACAGAGAAGAAACGATTGAGGAAAGCCAAATACGGGAAGCCCTTTCGGAAAACCTGGCTAAGTTAACCAAAGAAGGTTCTTTCGAGGTGTACCCCTGGCCGCGGGAAGCATCCGGGGTACCGGACAACAGGCGGCTGAAACTGGTTGTGTTTGACCCCGCCCTCAAGGAAGGCATGCCAGAGACAAAGGCTTTTGCAAAAGAGCTTTTGGAGAAAGCCGGAGCTACCTTCCGGATTTACCGCAACGTTGTGTTTGCCCTAGCGGTAGATCAGGACGCCTATGCCGGGCTAAAAGGAAAGCTCAGGCGGTACCTTGCCTTAAGAGATATAGCAAAGGATACATCATTGTCTTTAGCTCCTGCTTCCCGCGAGGAACTGCAGGCCAAATTGAAGCAGGCGGAAAAAGATATCCCCTACCAGGTCATCAACGCCTACCGTCACGTGGGCTGGGGCGGCAACGGTGGCGTTGTCTGGCGGGACATGGGGCTGCCGCCAACCGGGGAAGGTTCCCTTACGGGGCGAGTATTCCGCTATCTTAAGGATGAAAAGCCAATCTTATCCTCCATAACGCCCAAGCTGATTTTGGAGAAGGGTATGGGCCAGGACGAGGAGGAAAAGAGTATCCGGGAAATTTACGACATCTTCTTGAAAACGCCCGGCTTTCCCTGCCTGGAAAGCGAAGAGGTATTACTGAAGGCCGCCAGAGAGGGGGCGGAAAAGGGCGTTTTTGGTGTTCGTATTGGAGATAGGCTGTTTTTCCAGGAACCCCTTTTAAATCCGGAACCCGAATCTCTGGTGGTGCGACCGGAAAAAGCCGCCGAGGAGAAAAAGTCTTCATCCGGCAAGCCGGAGGAAGGGGGAGAAACCACTACTGGTGGTACTGAAGGGAGGAAAGAAAAACCTGGACCGGAACCAGAGGGTTCGCCGGGAGGCAAAAAAGAAAAGCGGCCACGCAAAGTTGTGATAAAGGCCAGCGTCCCCTGGGACAAACTTTCTTACATCGTCACCGGTGTGATTAAGCCTTTAAAGACATCCGGGACGGAACCGGAAATCACCATTGAAATCAAGGCCGAAACACCCGGTGGTTTTGACCGCACCACGTTGGATAGCAAGGTAAAGGAAACCCTTTCGCAGTTGGGAGCGAAAATCATGCAGTGGGATGAGGAATAA
- a CDS encoding hypothetical protein (containing COG3415, transposase and inactivated derivatives domain) translates to MYTHPTALRCRKQAMELDQRKVYSRREIADKCQISHTTFYKFLERFKEHGEAGLYDKERVPGIKPNQTPPEIEEAILAFVQEHPAYGPKRISAELRKPENGGIKIGETAVYGVLRRNGLNTRRERLKWIDSMQPPQEKTAWELDKEASQHRHVHAPQPGYLMSQDGKLIGRLAGIGKVYVQVGVDCASSYGWARLYTDKTADSAADFLNYVHHDYQSMGVKLQRVLTDNGKEYGSSEPTYEHYYGATCLILGIKHKTTKVKHPWTNGYAERFIQTLYQEFFQVALRRKRYFSIEELQSDLNEFLRYYNWERPHQGRRTRGRTPAQAFFVPYTDQLLLSAPKLAA, encoded by the coding sequence GTGTATACTCATCCTACAGCATTACGCTGCAGAAAGCAAGCCATGGAACTTGATCAGAGAAAAGTTTATTCTCGCAGAGAAATAGCCGATAAATGCCAGATATCCCATACCACCTTCTATAAGTTTTTGGAAAGGTTCAAGGAACATGGTGAGGCCGGCCTGTACGATAAAGAACGTGTACCAGGCATCAAGCCCAATCAAACTCCACCGGAGATTGAGGAGGCCATTCTGGCTTTTGTCCAGGAACACCCAGCTTATGGCCCAAAAAGGATCAGCGCCGAACTGAGAAAACCCGAAAACGGTGGAATTAAAATTGGCGAAACCGCCGTATACGGGGTACTTAGACGGAATGGCCTCAATACCAGGCGAGAACGCCTTAAATGGATTGATTCCATGCAGCCTCCACAGGAGAAAACGGCCTGGGAGTTGGACAAGGAGGCCAGCCAACACCGGCATGTGCACGCTCCTCAACCAGGCTATCTTATGAGCCAGGATGGGAAACTTATCGGCCGCTTGGCCGGTATCGGAAAAGTATATGTCCAGGTCGGGGTGGACTGCGCCAGCAGCTATGGTTGGGCAAGGCTCTACACCGACAAGACAGCTGATTCCGCTGCCGATTTTTTGAACTATGTCCATCACGATTATCAATCTATGGGTGTTAAGTTACAGCGGGTTCTGACGGATAACGGAAAGGAATACGGCTCGTCCGAACCCACCTATGAGCATTACTATGGTGCTACATGCCTTATCCTGGGCATTAAGCACAAGACCACCAAAGTAAAGCACCCCTGGACCAACGGTTACGCTGAACGGTTTATTCAGACCCTATACCAGGAATTTTTCCAGGTAGCCTTAAGGCGCAAAAGATATTTTTCCATAGAAGAACTCCAGTCTGACCTGAACGAATTTTTGCGCTATTACAACTGGGAACGCCCTCACCAAGGCCGCCGCACCAGGGGTAGGACACCGGCACAGGCATTCTTTGTACCATATACTGATCAACTTCTACTGTCGGCACCAAAGCTCGCTGCTTAA
- a CDS encoding hypothetical membrane protein: MGGKRFPKTFLPVWLAMAGSYLAPVAAWFAGLEPSWPTCLVWAWALPFAGSWAGLVAGFLLQRRKACR; the protein is encoded by the coding sequence TTGGGAGGAAAGCGCTTCCCGAAAACGTTCCTCCCGGTCTGGCTGGCGATGGCCGGGTCCTACCTGGCCCCCGTGGCCGCCTGGTTCGCGGGTTTGGAACCTTCCTGGCCCACCTGCCTGGTATGGGCCTGGGCGCTCCCCTTCGCCGGGAGTTGGGCGGGGCTGGTGGCCGGATTCCTGCTACAGCGGCGGAAAGCATGCCGGTAA
- the Tdh gene encoding threonine dehydrogenase and related Zn-dependent dehydrogenases produces the protein MEIPKTCKAAVLTEYGKPLEIKEIPIPDVTGNAILVKVLLAGICGTDVHQAAGTLGIKFPLPNIQGHETLGQIVKLGPERVADVAGQELKVGDRIMWSHDFCGKCYYCSVLRMPFMCKNNIGYGFSHPDKLMGGFAEYEFILPTTPVVKVPENVLDEEAIGVGCAFRTVVNAFDKLQKKSPLGLADTVVIQGCGPIGLYSLVTANAIGAGQTIVIGAPENRLELAKKWGATHVINIDEVKDPAERQKIVLDLTDGRGAELVVECSGNPMAFNEGFGLMINGGTYLIIGLTTPSKIEFIPYVFLGKNATVIGSGSADIVHFYRALKFIKYNRTKIPMGAIISKHYRLEEINEALAGMRTGTEIKAVIDNR, from the coding sequence ATGGAAATTCCGAAAACTTGTAAAGCAGCCGTTTTAACAGAGTATGGTAAGCCTCTTGAAATAAAAGAGATCCCAATTCCTGATGTTACGGGAAATGCCATATTGGTAAAGGTATTACTCGCAGGAATATGTGGAACTGATGTTCATCAAGCTGCTGGTACTCTTGGTATCAAATTCCCGTTACCTAATATTCAGGGTCATGAAACTCTTGGACAAATAGTTAAACTTGGACCGGAACGTGTTGCAGATGTTGCCGGTCAAGAACTTAAGGTCGGAGACAGAATCATGTGGTCACATGATTTTTGCGGTAAGTGTTATTATTGTTCAGTTTTGCGTATGCCGTTTATGTGTAAAAATAATATTGGTTATGGTTTTTCTCATCCTGATAAACTTATGGGCGGGTTTGCTGAATATGAATTTATTCTTCCAACAACTCCTGTTGTTAAAGTGCCGGAGAATGTGTTGGATGAAGAAGCTATTGGTGTAGGCTGTGCATTTAGAACCGTTGTAAATGCTTTTGACAAATTGCAGAAAAAATCCCCATTAGGACTGGCTGATACTGTTGTTATTCAAGGATGTGGACCAATTGGACTATATTCTCTTGTAACTGCAAATGCAATTGGCGCGGGGCAAACAATCGTGATTGGTGCTCCTGAGAACAGGCTAGAATTAGCGAAGAAATGGGGTGCAACGCATGTTATCAATATTGATGAAGTAAAAGACCCTGCGGAAAGGCAAAAGATAGTATTAGATTTAACTGATGGTAGAGGAGCGGAACTTGTTGTCGAGTGTTCAGGAAATCCAATGGCGTTCAATGAAGGTTTTGGGTTGATGATCAACGGTGGCACATATCTTATTATTGGCTTAACAACTCCCTCAAAGATTGAATTCATACCATATGTTTTCCTTGGCAAAAATGCAACTGTTATTGGAAGTGGAAGTGCAGATATTGTTCATTTTTACAGAGCGTTGAAGTTCATAAAATATAATAGAACGAAAATTCCGATGGGAGCTATTATTAGTAAACATTATAGATTGGAAGAAATTAACGAAGCATTAGCAGGTATGCGTACAGGAACAGAAATAAAAGCTGTTATAGATAATAGATAA
- a CDS encoding adenine-specific DNA methylase (containing a Zn-ribbon) — protein sequence MLIEKATLEFPQKYGKPVKRKEKTPMGEVESEVNPLLEDVKRWGKWVLEEARKEIGRFYPTDPEGSIPVGYIWARTVKCHNPACGAEIPLMRQTWLAKKENKKVALKIIPLRNEIEFDIVEGTAIDFDPGEGTVTRARVICPCCGSGLTDKEVRRQFQEGRAGQRMVAVVLHHPDRQGKTYRLATEKDMELFRETERYLGQKREELWDKWGFDPVPDEIILTPEGKEYKNGGVLYNFTPVVLYGMTKWGDLFNPRQKLALITFADKVRQARELMLAEGAEEGYARVVVTYLAVIFDRLADKNANLVVYNVVGEKIEHVFGRQALPMVWDYVEVNPFTDVGWPNMQDWVVRIIEHCSHTNSLFATVTQASTTALPYPNNYFDAVITDPPYYDNVPYSYLSDFFYVWLKRTVGDLYPELFATPLTPKTEEIIDSLSLLRGMEKQKAAQVAEIRVKDKSFFEEKITKAFSEITRVLKPNGIAVIVFAHKTTVAWEAIINALLNSGLYLTASWPLHTEMQARLRAKESAALASSIYMVCRKRTTRETAYYNEVKPLVEEKIRQKLDQFWNEGIGGSDFFVAAIGPALEVFGRYEKVETYAGEEVSAQDLLEFVRKTVSEYALARILKNGNLGGIDTTARFYLLWRWTYNGARVHFDEARKLSSACGVELEHYWNGGLVKKDKEYISVLGPKERDRKFLEKEKFNSIVDVLHACLLLWEKNQRKKITEILQSSGNLHNNAFWQLAQAVSDVLPEGDKEKQMIQGFLYGRDSYQKAANGTGQQSLF from the coding sequence GTGCTGATTGAAAAGGCCACTTTGGAGTTTCCCCAAAAGTACGGCAAGCCGGTCAAGCGCAAAGAGAAGACGCCGATGGGCGAAGTAGAGAGCGAGGTAAACCCCCTTTTGGAAGACGTTAAGCGCTGGGGGAAATGGGTTCTGGAGGAAGCGCGCAAGGAAATCGGCCGCTTCTATCCCACCGATCCCGAGGGCAGTATTCCGGTGGGCTACATTTGGGCAAGGACGGTGAAATGCCATAACCCGGCCTGCGGAGCGGAGATCCCCCTCATGCGCCAGACCTGGCTGGCCAAAAAAGAGAACAAAAAGGTGGCCCTTAAAATTATCCCATTGAGGAATGAAATAGAGTTCGACATTGTGGAAGGAACGGCCATCGACTTCGACCCTGGGGAAGGGACTGTTACCCGGGCCAGAGTGATATGCCCATGCTGCGGCAGCGGACTCACCGATAAAGAGGTGCGGAGACAGTTCCAAGAAGGCCGGGCCGGCCAGCGGATGGTGGCGGTGGTACTGCATCATCCGGACCGGCAGGGGAAGACCTACCGCCTGGCAACGGAAAAGGACATGGAGCTTTTCCGTGAGACCGAACGATATCTGGGACAGAAGCGGGAGGAGTTGTGGGATAAGTGGGGCTTCGACCCGGTACCGGATGAAATTATATTAACACCGGAAGGAAAAGAGTACAAGAATGGTGGGGTTTTGTATAATTTCACGCCAGTGGTTTTATATGGGATGACTAAATGGGGCGACCTCTTCAACCCCCGCCAGAAGCTGGCACTGATCACTTTTGCGGATAAGGTACGCCAGGCGCGCGAGCTGATGCTGGCGGAGGGGGCCGAGGAGGGGTATGCAAGGGTGGTGGTGACGTATCTGGCAGTTATCTTTGATAGGTTGGCAGATAAAAATGCTAACTTGGTAGTCTATAATGTTGTTGGAGAGAAGATTGAACATGTTTTTGGAAGGCAAGCTTTACCAATGGTGTGGGATTATGTAGAAGTGAATCCATTCACCGATGTTGGTTGGCCAAATATGCAAGACTGGGTAGTTAGGATAATAGAACATTGCTCTCATACCAACTCTCTCTTTGCCACCGTCACCCAGGCCTCCACCACCGCCCTGCCCTATCCCAACAACTATTTCGACGCCGTAATCACCGATCCGCCGTACTACGACAACGTGCCCTATTCTTACCTGTCAGACTTCTTCTACGTCTGGCTTAAACGAACAGTGGGGGACTTGTATCCTGAACTCTTTGCGACCCCGTTAACTCCGAAGACAGAAGAGATTATTGATAGCCTTTCTTTGCTTAGAGGTATGGAAAAACAAAAGGCAGCACAAGTTGCAGAAATAAGGGTGAAAGACAAAAGTTTCTTTGAGGAGAAGATTACAAAGGCCTTTTCTGAAATTACCCGAGTCCTGAAACCTAATGGTATTGCCGTTATTGTCTTCGCCCACAAGACTACTGTTGCTTGGGAAGCGATTATTAACGCTCTCTTGAATTCCGGCCTTTACCTTACCGCTTCCTGGCCCCTGCATACTGAAATGCAGGCCCGCCTCCGGGCAAAAGAATCGGCGGCCCTGGCCTCCTCCATCTACATGGTCTGCCGCAAGCGCACCACCAGGGAAACCGCCTATTATAACGAGGTCAAACCCCTGGTGGAAGAAAAGATCCGGCAAAAGCTGGACCAGTTCTGGAACGAGGGGATCGGCGGTAGCGACTTCTTCGTCGCTGCTATTGGCCCGGCTTTAGAGGTTTTCGGCCGTTACGAAAAGGTGGAGACCTATGCAGGTGAAGAAGTTTCAGCTCAGGACCTGCTAGAATTTGTCCGCAAGACGGTGAGCGAGTACGCCCTGGCGAGGATTCTTAAAAACGGCAACTTGGGAGGTATTGACACTACCGCCCGGTTCTACCTCCTCTGGCGCTGGACCTACAACGGGGCAAGGGTTCATTTTGACGAGGCGCGTAAGCTTTCTTCCGCCTGCGGCGTCGAACTGGAGCATTACTGGAACGGGGGCCTGGTCAAAAAAGACAAGGAGTACATCAGCGTTTTGGGGCCGAAAGAGCGGGATAGAAAGTTTTTGGAGAAGGAAAAGTTTAACAGTATAGTGGACGTCCTTCATGCCTGCCTTTTGCTGTGGGAAAAGAACCAGCGCAAAAAAATAACCGAGATTCTGCAATCATCAGGCAACCTTCATAACAACGCATTCTGGCAACTAGCCCAGGCCGTTTCGGACGTTTTGCCAGAGGGAGACAAAGAGAAGCAAATGATTCAAGGTTTCCTTTATGGGCGGGATAGTTACCAAAAAGCAGCAAACGGTACTGGGCAGCAATCCTTATTTTAA